From the genome of Sander lucioperca isolate FBNREF2018 chromosome 1, SLUC_FBN_1.2, whole genome shotgun sequence, one region includes:
- the ipo4 gene encoding importin-4 isoform X1: protein MELNWASCSILAEEIIAFSNQHEDATAQLKQAFKDPAIIPALCAVMSGSQNPQIRQSAAVMLRLRVKKHWKKIIPNDRESLKAVVLQAFMQETEHTVQHSLSQLCAVMVKHETPDRWPALLQFLNQSTKSSNPHERQVGLLLLNKVMESNPEPFKPHYCQLLQLFSTVLQDHNNPTALYYCILTLTAITAYTGSEEMNQMRSIIPSLIVALKHLIKADQSQASEAMEVFNELMESEVSIIVPHVAEIVRFCLEVGSDTTLSDSLRVKALSCIAFLIKLKSKTVLKQKLLNPILQTIFPVLIAAPPPGEHDPEDEEDDSGDGTDNDNPKHCAAQIIDTMALHMPPEKLFQQLMPLAKTCLASENPYERKGGLMCLAVLAEGCADHIRTKLLSSMLQTVCQSLSDSNQVVRSAGLFALGQFSEHLQPEVSKYCAELMPLLLGYLSSLNQAKVGHVTKAFYALENFMENLGADIEPYLPTLMETMLSALNNTENLKIKELAVSAIGAIANAAKELLVPYFPPVIESLKGFLTTTTEEMRSLQTQSLDTLSVLARTIGKDVFSPLAAECVQLGLNLTDTIDDPDLRRCTYSLYSAVSTVSPDCLTPHLPAITTVMLLALKSNEGITAHIEEDKTFVLLDDDDDDDNEGQKDVDEFLEDEPETDIHDVAGFSVENAYIDEKEDACDALGEIAFSTGAAFQPFLESSFQQVYEMRDFPHEDVRRAAFGAMGQFCRAQHQVWKENPTEANHQALLKLLDVVLPCFVETVRTEHERQVVMGVLETMNNVIKSCKEEAFKNPHRLKEISHVIRDVLKKKTVCQDGGGGDEAEDEDQQCFLIQAEYDAMLQEFAGEGIPLLASSVPADNFAPFLNDLLPLLMSKAKSTCTVADRSFSVGTIGEILQSLMSVSGGQGVAGRLSNRLLPVLVAGVRDSDPEVRNNSVFGLGCLAQATGPICVSDYPMMLSVFSNMLTKESDLRVIDNLCAALCRMIMSNVDAVPLEQVVPALVARLPLKEDLEENKTVFNCLAMLYTNTPALVVQLMKPIVAASSHVLGNKNVDEETQTTLAMLIKQFAQQHSADFQKAVTSLPGEQQAKLSVAISAS, encoded by the exons GCCACCGCCCAGCTGAAACAGGCTTTCAAAGACCCAGCCATTATACCAGCACTATGTGCTGTCATGAGTGGCTCCCAAAACCCTCAG ATTCGTCAGTCAGCTGCAGTGATGCTGAGGTTGAGAGTGAAGAAACACTGGAAGAAGATTATCCCTAATGATAGAGAAAG CCTTAAGGCAGTGGTGCTGCAGGCCTTCATGCAAGAAACAGA GCACACAGTGCAGCATTCACTCTCCCAACTGTGTGCAGTTATGGTCAAACATGAAACACCAGACCGCTGGCCTGCCCTGCTGCAGTTTCTCAATCAGTCCACCAAGAGCAGCAACCCTCATGAACGACAG GTTGGCCTCCTGCTGCTGAATAAGGTGATGGAGTCCAACCCTGAGCCTTTCAAGCCTCACTACTGCCAGCTGCTACAGCTGTTTAGTACTGTACTGCAGGACCACAACAACCCAACAGCTTTGTACTACTGCATCCTCACCCTTACAGCCATAACTGCATATACTGGCTCAGAAGAGATG AACCAGATGCGTTCTATCATCCCAAGTCTGATTGTCGCTTTGAAACACCTCATCAAGGCAGATCAG AGCCAAGCCAGCGAGGCCATGGAGGTGTTTAATGAGCTCATGGAGAGTGAGGTGTCCATCATCGTCCCTCATGTTGCTGAGATTGTCCGCTTCTGCTTGGAG GTGGGCAGTGACACCACACTGAGTGACTCTCTGCGGGTGAAAGCACTCTCTTGTATTGCCTTCCTCATCAAGCTGAAGAGCAAG ACGGTGCTGAAGCAGAAGCTGCTGAACCCCATCCTGCAGACCATTTTCCCTGTGCTGATTGCAGCTCCCCCACCTGGGGAGCATGACccagaggatgaggaggatgacaGCGGAGACGGCACAGACAATGACAATCCCAAACACTGTGCTGCTCAG ATAATTGACACTATGGCCCTCCATATGCCCCCAGAGAAACTGTTTCAACAACTG ATGCCTCTTGCCAAGACCTGCCTTGCCAGTGAAAACCCCTATGAGAGGAAGGGGGGTCTCATGTGTCTTGCTGTGCTGGCTGAAGGATGTGCTGACCACATACGCACCAA GTTGCTGTCATCAATGCTGCAGACAGTGTGCCAGAGTCTCTCTGACAGTAATCAGGTGGTGCGCAGTGCCGGCCTTTTTGCCCTGGGACAGTTCTCTGAACATTTACAG CCTGAAGTGAGCAAGTACTGTGCAGAGTTGATGCCTTTGTTGCTGGGTTACCTTTCGTCCTTGAACCAGGCCAAGGTTGGTCATGTCACCAAGGCCTTTTATGCCCTGGAGAACTTCATGGAGAACCTAG GAGCAGATATTGAGCCCTACCTGCCCACCCTCATGGAAACTATGTTGTCTGCCCTTAACAACACGGAAAACCTCAAGATAAAAGAGCTTGCTGTGTCTGCTATAGGTGCCATAG CCAATGCCGCCAAGGAGCTGCTGGTTCCCTACTTCCCTCCAGTTATTGAAAGCCTGAAGGGCTTCCTGACTACCACCACAGAGGAAATGAGGTCTCTGCAAACTCAGTCCTTGG aTACGCTCTCCGTGCTGGCCCGTACCATTGGCAAAGATGTCTTCAGTCCTCTTGCTGCAGAGTGTGTTCAGTTGGGCCTCAACCTCACCGACACCATTGATGACCCTGACTTGAGACGCTGCAC GTACAGTCTCTACTCTGCTGTATCCACAGTCAGCCCTGACTGCCTGACTCCTCACCTCCCGGCCATTACAACAGTCATGCTGCTCGCCCTCAAGTCCAATGAAGGCATCACG GCCCACATTGAGGAGGACAAGACATTTGTCCTGCtggatgatgacgatgatgacgaTAACGAAGGACAAAAAGATGTAGATGAATTTCTGGAAGATGAGCCGGAGACAGATATCCATGATGTTGCAGG GTTCAGTGTGGAAAATGCCTACATCGATGAGAAGGAGGATGCCTGTGATGCACTGGGAGAGATTGCATTCAGCACTGG TGCTGCCTTCCAGCCCTTCTTGGAGTCCAGCTTTCAGCAGGTTTACGAGATGAGAGAT TTTCCCCACGAGGATGTCCGCAGGGCAGCATTCGGAGCCATGGGCCAGTTTTGTCGAGCTCAGCATCAAGTGTGGAAGGAGAATCCCACCGAGGCCAACCACCAGG ccctacTGAAGTTGCTGGATGTGGTGCTTCCTTGCTTCGTGGAAACCGTGCGAACGGAGCATGAGCGCCAGGTTGTGATGGGTGTTCTGGAAACCATGAACAATGTCATAAAGTCGTGCAAGGAGGAGGCTTTCAAAAACCCTCATCGTCTGAAGGAGATCAGCCATGTCATCCGTGATGTGCTCAAGAAAAAG ACCGTTTGTcaggatggtggtggtggtgatgaagcTGAAGATGAAGACCAACAG TGCTTTCTGATTCAGGCAGAGTACGATGCTATGCTCCAGGAGTTTGCTGGGGAGGGAATTCCTCTGCTGGCCTCTTCTGTGCCTGCAGACAACTTTGCCCCTTTCCTCAATGACCTGCTGCCTCTCCTCATGAGTAAAGCT AAATCCACATGCACCGTGGCTGACCGGTCCTTTTCTGTGGGTACCATTGGAGAAATCCTGCAGTCCCTTATGAGTGTGTCTGGGGGCCAGGGAGTGGCAGGCCGACTGTCCAATCGTTTGCTTCCCGTGCTGGTAGCTGGAGTGAGGGACAGTGATCCCGAGGTTCGCAACAACAGCGTGTTTGGACTGGGATGTCTGGCTCAGGCAACTGGACCCATCTGTGTATC AGACTATCCCATGATGCTGTCTGTGTTTTCCAACATGCTGACCAAAGAGTCAGACCTCAGGGTGATTGACAACCTGTGTGCCGCACTCTGCAGGATGATCATGAGCAATGTGGATGCTGTCCCTCTGGAGCAG GTTGTGCCTGCTCTGGTAGCTCGTCTTCCCCTCAAAGAGGACTTAGAGGAGAACAAGACCGTGTTCAACTGCCTGGCTATGCTCTACACAAACACTCCTGCTCTG GTTGTGCAGCTAATGAAGCCCATAGTTGCTGCTTCCAGTCATGTCCTTGGCAACAAGAATGTTGATGAAG AAACCCAGACCACTTTGGCCATGCTGATAAAACAATTTGCCCAGCAGCACTCTGCAGACTTCCAAAAAGCTGTGACCTCACTTCCTGGAGAGCAGCAGGCCAAACTCAGTGTAGCCATCTCCGCCTCGTAG
- the ipo4 gene encoding importin-4 isoform X3: MELNWASCSILAEEIIAFSNQHEDATAQLKQAFKDPAIIPALCAVMSGSQNPQIRQSAAVMLRLRVKKHWKKIIPNDRESLKAVVLQAFMQETEHTVQHSLSQLCAVMVKHETPDRWPALLQFLNQSTKSSNPHERQVGLLLLNKVMESNPEPFKPHYCQLLQLFSTVLQDHNNPTALYYCILTLTAITAYTGSEEMNQMRSIIPSLIVALKHLIKADQSQASEAMEVFNELMESEVSIIVPHVAEIVRFCLEVGSDTTLSDSLRVKALSCIAFLIKLKSKTVLKQKLLNPILQTIFPVLIAAPPPGEHDPEDEEDDSGDGTDNDNPKHCAAQIIDTMALHMPPEKLFQQLMPLAKTCLASENPYERKGGLMCLAVLAEGCADHIRTKLLSSMLQTVCQSLSDSNQVVRSAGLFALGQFSEHLQPEVSKYCAELMPLLLGYLSSLNQAKVGHVTKAFYALENFMENLGADIEPYLPTLMETMLSALNNTENLKIKELAVSAIGAIANAAKELLVPYFPPVIESLKGFLTTTTEEMRSLQTQSLDTLSVLARTIGKDVFSPLAAECVQLGLNLTDTIDDPDLRRCTYSLYSAVSTVSPDCLTPHLPAITTVMLLALKSNEGITAHIEEDKTFVLLDDDDDDDNEGQKDVDEFLEDEPETDIHDVAGVENAYIDEKEDACDALGEIAFSTGAAFQPFLESSFQQVYEMRDFPHEDVRRAAFGAMGQFCRAQHQVWKENPTEANHQALLKLLDVVLPCFVETVRTEHERQVVMGVLETMNNVIKSCKEEAFKNPHRLKEISHVIRDVLKKKTVCQDGGGGDEAEDEDQQCFLIQAEYDAMLQEFAGEGIPLLASSVPADNFAPFLNDLLPLLMSKAKSTCTVADRSFSVGTIGEILQSLMSVSGGQGVAGRLSNRLLPVLVAGVRDSDPEVRNNSVFGLGCLAQATGPICVSDYPMMLSVFSNMLTKESDLRVIDNLCAALCRMIMSNVDAVPLEQVVPALVARLPLKEDLEENKTVFNCLAMLYTNTPALVVQLMKPIVAASSHVLGNKNVDEETQTTLAMLIKQFAQQHSADFQKAVTSLPGEQQAKLSVAISAS, translated from the exons GCCACCGCCCAGCTGAAACAGGCTTTCAAAGACCCAGCCATTATACCAGCACTATGTGCTGTCATGAGTGGCTCCCAAAACCCTCAG ATTCGTCAGTCAGCTGCAGTGATGCTGAGGTTGAGAGTGAAGAAACACTGGAAGAAGATTATCCCTAATGATAGAGAAAG CCTTAAGGCAGTGGTGCTGCAGGCCTTCATGCAAGAAACAGA GCACACAGTGCAGCATTCACTCTCCCAACTGTGTGCAGTTATGGTCAAACATGAAACACCAGACCGCTGGCCTGCCCTGCTGCAGTTTCTCAATCAGTCCACCAAGAGCAGCAACCCTCATGAACGACAG GTTGGCCTCCTGCTGCTGAATAAGGTGATGGAGTCCAACCCTGAGCCTTTCAAGCCTCACTACTGCCAGCTGCTACAGCTGTTTAGTACTGTACTGCAGGACCACAACAACCCAACAGCTTTGTACTACTGCATCCTCACCCTTACAGCCATAACTGCATATACTGGCTCAGAAGAGATG AACCAGATGCGTTCTATCATCCCAAGTCTGATTGTCGCTTTGAAACACCTCATCAAGGCAGATCAG AGCCAAGCCAGCGAGGCCATGGAGGTGTTTAATGAGCTCATGGAGAGTGAGGTGTCCATCATCGTCCCTCATGTTGCTGAGATTGTCCGCTTCTGCTTGGAG GTGGGCAGTGACACCACACTGAGTGACTCTCTGCGGGTGAAAGCACTCTCTTGTATTGCCTTCCTCATCAAGCTGAAGAGCAAG ACGGTGCTGAAGCAGAAGCTGCTGAACCCCATCCTGCAGACCATTTTCCCTGTGCTGATTGCAGCTCCCCCACCTGGGGAGCATGACccagaggatgaggaggatgacaGCGGAGACGGCACAGACAATGACAATCCCAAACACTGTGCTGCTCAG ATAATTGACACTATGGCCCTCCATATGCCCCCAGAGAAACTGTTTCAACAACTG ATGCCTCTTGCCAAGACCTGCCTTGCCAGTGAAAACCCCTATGAGAGGAAGGGGGGTCTCATGTGTCTTGCTGTGCTGGCTGAAGGATGTGCTGACCACATACGCACCAA GTTGCTGTCATCAATGCTGCAGACAGTGTGCCAGAGTCTCTCTGACAGTAATCAGGTGGTGCGCAGTGCCGGCCTTTTTGCCCTGGGACAGTTCTCTGAACATTTACAG CCTGAAGTGAGCAAGTACTGTGCAGAGTTGATGCCTTTGTTGCTGGGTTACCTTTCGTCCTTGAACCAGGCCAAGGTTGGTCATGTCACCAAGGCCTTTTATGCCCTGGAGAACTTCATGGAGAACCTAG GAGCAGATATTGAGCCCTACCTGCCCACCCTCATGGAAACTATGTTGTCTGCCCTTAACAACACGGAAAACCTCAAGATAAAAGAGCTTGCTGTGTCTGCTATAGGTGCCATAG CCAATGCCGCCAAGGAGCTGCTGGTTCCCTACTTCCCTCCAGTTATTGAAAGCCTGAAGGGCTTCCTGACTACCACCACAGAGGAAATGAGGTCTCTGCAAACTCAGTCCTTGG aTACGCTCTCCGTGCTGGCCCGTACCATTGGCAAAGATGTCTTCAGTCCTCTTGCTGCAGAGTGTGTTCAGTTGGGCCTCAACCTCACCGACACCATTGATGACCCTGACTTGAGACGCTGCAC GTACAGTCTCTACTCTGCTGTATCCACAGTCAGCCCTGACTGCCTGACTCCTCACCTCCCGGCCATTACAACAGTCATGCTGCTCGCCCTCAAGTCCAATGAAGGCATCACG GCCCACATTGAGGAGGACAAGACATTTGTCCTGCtggatgatgacgatgatgacgaTAACGAAGGACAAAAAGATGTAGATGAATTTCTGGAAGATGAGCCGGAGACAGATATCCATGATGTTGCAGG TGTGGAAAATGCCTACATCGATGAGAAGGAGGATGCCTGTGATGCACTGGGAGAGATTGCATTCAGCACTGG TGCTGCCTTCCAGCCCTTCTTGGAGTCCAGCTTTCAGCAGGTTTACGAGATGAGAGAT TTTCCCCACGAGGATGTCCGCAGGGCAGCATTCGGAGCCATGGGCCAGTTTTGTCGAGCTCAGCATCAAGTGTGGAAGGAGAATCCCACCGAGGCCAACCACCAGG ccctacTGAAGTTGCTGGATGTGGTGCTTCCTTGCTTCGTGGAAACCGTGCGAACGGAGCATGAGCGCCAGGTTGTGATGGGTGTTCTGGAAACCATGAACAATGTCATAAAGTCGTGCAAGGAGGAGGCTTTCAAAAACCCTCATCGTCTGAAGGAGATCAGCCATGTCATCCGTGATGTGCTCAAGAAAAAG ACCGTTTGTcaggatggtggtggtggtgatgaagcTGAAGATGAAGACCAACAG TGCTTTCTGATTCAGGCAGAGTACGATGCTATGCTCCAGGAGTTTGCTGGGGAGGGAATTCCTCTGCTGGCCTCTTCTGTGCCTGCAGACAACTTTGCCCCTTTCCTCAATGACCTGCTGCCTCTCCTCATGAGTAAAGCT AAATCCACATGCACCGTGGCTGACCGGTCCTTTTCTGTGGGTACCATTGGAGAAATCCTGCAGTCCCTTATGAGTGTGTCTGGGGGCCAGGGAGTGGCAGGCCGACTGTCCAATCGTTTGCTTCCCGTGCTGGTAGCTGGAGTGAGGGACAGTGATCCCGAGGTTCGCAACAACAGCGTGTTTGGACTGGGATGTCTGGCTCAGGCAACTGGACCCATCTGTGTATC AGACTATCCCATGATGCTGTCTGTGTTTTCCAACATGCTGACCAAAGAGTCAGACCTCAGGGTGATTGACAACCTGTGTGCCGCACTCTGCAGGATGATCATGAGCAATGTGGATGCTGTCCCTCTGGAGCAG GTTGTGCCTGCTCTGGTAGCTCGTCTTCCCCTCAAAGAGGACTTAGAGGAGAACAAGACCGTGTTCAACTGCCTGGCTATGCTCTACACAAACACTCCTGCTCTG GTTGTGCAGCTAATGAAGCCCATAGTTGCTGCTTCCAGTCATGTCCTTGGCAACAAGAATGTTGATGAAG AAACCCAGACCACTTTGGCCATGCTGATAAAACAATTTGCCCAGCAGCACTCTGCAGACTTCCAAAAAGCTGTGACCTCACTTCCTGGAGAGCAGCAGGCCAAACTCAGTGTAGCCATCTCCGCCTCGTAG